A section of the Phycisphaerales bacterium genome encodes:
- the rnc gene encoding ribonuclease III has translation MRDSGELCIETAERAIGYTFKNSCLLVKALTHASVTDARVDSNERLEFLGDSVLGLVTSERIFTLFPNLLEGEMTKIKSTAVSRRTCADIADAMGLIDLLLLGKGMRAGAPLPRSLAAAALEAIIAAIYLDGGLDAAREFLAPHLDPCIQKAARLGHQENFKSVLQQHAQQQLGSTPHYRVIDEQGPDHAKSFKIAVEIDGRQYPAQWGQSKKRAEQLAALEALREFGLIERTHDGEIRLIESADAK, from the coding sequence ATGCGAGATTCCGGCGAGTTGTGTATCGAAACTGCCGAACGCGCGATCGGATACACGTTCAAGAATTCCTGCCTGCTCGTGAAGGCGCTCACACACGCATCGGTCACCGACGCGCGCGTCGATTCCAACGAACGGCTGGAGTTCCTCGGCGATTCGGTCCTCGGCCTTGTCACCAGCGAACGGATCTTCACGCTCTTCCCCAACCTCCTCGAAGGCGAGATGACCAAGATCAAGTCCACGGCGGTCTCGCGACGTACGTGCGCGGACATCGCCGATGCCATGGGCCTGATCGATTTGTTGCTGTTGGGCAAGGGCATGCGCGCCGGCGCACCGTTGCCACGCTCGCTGGCGGCGGCAGCGCTCGAGGCCATCATCGCGGCCATCTATCTCGATGGCGGCCTGGATGCCGCCCGCGAATTCCTGGCGCCCCACCTGGACCCGTGCATCCAGAAGGCCGCACGCCTGGGTCACCAGGAGAACTTCAAGAGCGTTCTCCAGCAACACGCCCAGCAGCAGCTCGGCTCGACCCCCCACTATCGCGTCATCGACGAGCAGGGCCCTGATCACGCCAAGAGCTTCAAGATCGCCGTCGAGATCGATGGGCGCCAGTACCCCGCCCAATGGGGTCAGAGCAAGAAGCGAGCCGAGCAACTGGCCGCGCTCGAGGCCCTTCGCGAGTTCGGGCTGATCGAGCGGACCCACGACGGAGAGATCCGTCTGATCGAGTCGGCCGACGCCAAGTAG
- a CDS encoding bL34 family ribosomal protein, with amino-acid sequence MHYPRRLSKLSRARKMGFRARMRTKGGRKMINRRRRIGRSLNFKK; translated from the coding sequence ATGCATTATCCCCGTCGCCTCAGCAAACTCTCTCGCGCCCGCAAGATGGGCTTCCGCGCCCGCATGCGGACCAAGGGCGGCCGCAAGATGATTAACCGCCGCCGCCGCATCGGTCGGTCGCTGAATTTTAAGAAGTAG
- the nuoB gene encoding NADH-quinone oxidoreductase subunit NuoB: MGIEAALPTDAILTTQLQRVINWARRSSIWPIPFATACCGIELMATASSRYDLARFGMERMSFSPRQSDLVIVAGRIGIKMMPVLQRIYQQVAEPKWVISMGACASTGGVFDTYATVQGIDQFIPVDVYIPGCPPRPEMLLEGIMAIQRIIDEDGIPPKGPGGKRVPLGIAVQPTHQSTPQPVGVRVGT; the protein is encoded by the coding sequence ATGGGCATCGAAGCCGCACTGCCAACCGACGCCATCCTGACCACCCAGCTCCAGCGTGTCATCAATTGGGCCCGACGCAGCAGCATCTGGCCGATCCCCTTCGCCACTGCCTGCTGCGGCATCGAACTGATGGCCACTGCCAGCAGCCGCTATGACCTGGCCCGCTTCGGCATGGAGCGGATGAGCTTCAGCCCTCGCCAGAGCGATCTGGTGATCGTCGCCGGACGGATCGGGATCAAGATGATGCCGGTGCTCCAGCGCATCTACCAGCAGGTGGCCGAGCCCAAGTGGGTCATCTCCATGGGTGCGTGCGCCTCGACGGGCGGCGTCTTTGATACCTACGCCACCGTCCAGGGCATCGACCAGTTCATCCCGGTGGACGTCTACATCCCCGGCTGCCCCCCCAGGCCCGAGATGCTGCTCGAAGGCATCATGGCCATCCAGCGAATCATCGACGAGGACGGCATCCCCCCCAAGGGTCCCGGCGGCAAGCGGGTGCCCCTGGGCATCGCCGTGCAGCCGACCCACCAGTCGACGCCCCAGCCGGTGGGCGTCCGCGTGGGCACCTGA
- a CDS encoding YhjD/YihY/BrkB family envelope integrity protein produces MARWPDWLRLPSSKEMGRAAHVSRMALRSLLRTRLPQMAAALAYRTLFGLLPISIVALVIVRMFVGDDDLKRLMEQAVQFTGIAEVIQSDVGQTTPNDPSDDAPINPSAGGVLSMPWPLSPSLRMHAAMAMVGTPEEVEENGTGLLNPPETMNPTPESLDQLIDGWVERFGSVRFDAIGLIGGLVLIYAALAMVVEVERCFNQICRAKSGRSWVRRITQYWTLMTLGAILIALTFLVGVQFREWVKNMAGEGDAFGRFIVGAAGFLVTVVISTGLLSLAYMILPNRRLRLRPTLAGATVAAIGWEAAKWGFTQYLGYSTNSTYATLYGSLALIPIFMLWVFLTWLIILFGLQVAYGVQMLEDGIEQDEDSDDPALMLAGPGVLIDAATVIGRRFAEGQGARTSDVADELALANDQCSRIIDALQRGGFVRQLDNGGGYTLSRPAERIRLADIATAAPSPTAAREGSAASQLSKTAVESLGEATLQSRLSAKPENPTASEDVPNRDEGRGNE; encoded by the coding sequence ATGGCACGATGGCCGGACTGGCTGAGGCTGCCCAGCAGCAAGGAGATGGGCCGCGCCGCACACGTCAGCCGCATGGCCCTGCGGTCTTTGTTGCGAACCCGGCTGCCCCAGATGGCCGCCGCGTTGGCGTATCGCACGCTCTTCGGCCTGCTTCCGATCAGCATCGTGGCGCTGGTCATCGTGCGCATGTTCGTGGGCGACGACGACCTGAAGCGTCTGATGGAGCAGGCCGTCCAGTTCACGGGCATCGCCGAGGTGATCCAATCCGACGTTGGCCAGACCACCCCAAATGATCCATCGGACGACGCACCGATCAATCCTTCTGCCGGCGGCGTTCTTTCGATGCCCTGGCCCCTGAGCCCGTCGCTCCGCATGCACGCGGCGATGGCGATGGTCGGCACGCCCGAGGAAGTAGAAGAAAACGGCACGGGCCTGCTCAACCCTCCCGAAACGATGAACCCCACGCCCGAAAGCCTTGATCAACTGATCGATGGCTGGGTCGAGCGATTCGGTTCGGTGCGATTCGACGCCATCGGGCTCATCGGCGGCCTCGTCCTGATCTACGCTGCGCTTGCCATGGTGGTCGAAGTCGAACGCTGCTTCAACCAGATCTGTCGAGCCAAGTCGGGCCGCAGTTGGGTCAGACGGATCACCCAGTATTGGACACTCATGACGCTGGGCGCCATCCTCATCGCCCTCACGTTTCTCGTCGGCGTGCAATTCCGAGAATGGGTCAAGAACATGGCCGGCGAGGGCGACGCCTTCGGCCGGTTCATCGTCGGGGCCGCCGGCTTCCTCGTCACCGTCGTCATCAGCACCGGCCTGCTTTCGCTGGCGTACATGATCCTCCCCAATCGACGGCTGCGGCTGCGACCAACCCTGGCCGGCGCCACCGTGGCGGCGATCGGGTGGGAAGCGGCCAAGTGGGGATTCACGCAGTACCTCGGGTACTCCACCAATTCCACGTACGCGACGCTCTACGGCTCGCTGGCGCTCATCCCGATCTTCATGCTGTGGGTCTTCCTGACCTGGCTCATCATCCTCTTTGGTCTTCAGGTCGCCTATGGCGTGCAGATGCTCGAAGACGGCATCGAGCAGGATGAAGATTCCGACGATCCGGCCTTGATGCTCGCCGGCCCGGGCGTACTCATCGACGCAGCCACCGTCATCGGCCGGCGATTCGCGGAGGGGCAGGGCGCGCGAACCTCGGACGTGGCCGACGAACTGGCCCTGGCCAACGACCAATGCTCCCGCATCATCGACGCCCTCCAACGGGGCGGATTCGTCAGGCAATTGGACAACGGCGGTGGATACACGCTCTCGCGTCCGGCCGAGCGTATTCGCTTGGCCGATATTGCCACGGCCGCACCCTCTCCCACCGCGGCTCGCGAGGGCTCGGCGGCTTCGCAACTCTCCAAGACGGCCGTCGAGTCGCTCGGGGAGGCCACCCTACAATCACGCCTGAGTGCGAAGCCCGAAAACCCGACGGCCTCGGAGGACGTACCGAATCGGGACGAAGGACGTGGCAACGAATGA
- a CDS encoding pseudouridine synthase → MPPPKNSLRSGGQDRLHRVLADAGVASRRACEQLIREGHVEVNGQIVTDLPAFADPARDDIRVNGRRIRQPEANVTVLLNKPTATLTTAADEPGMDRRTVLDIVQHPLAPRLFPVGRLDYDTTGLLILTNDGELANRLAHPRYEIPKTYRAIVSGVMTKESLADLERGVVLAHRTHGRTEGAERTQAVRVTVTKQLRDRAHLEITLTEGRNREVRRVLARVGCPVRKLERVAIGPVKLADLRRGHWRDIRPSELKALKKAVGLQRDESRNGPARHGGSGRS, encoded by the coding sequence AGCAGGCGTGCCTGCGAACAACTCATTCGGGAAGGACACGTCGAGGTCAACGGCCAGATCGTGACCGATCTACCCGCCTTCGCGGACCCCGCCCGCGACGACATCCGCGTCAACGGGCGCCGCATCCGCCAGCCCGAGGCAAACGTCACGGTCCTGCTCAACAAGCCGACGGCCACGCTGACCACCGCCGCGGACGAACCCGGCATGGACCGCCGGACGGTGCTCGACATCGTGCAGCACCCCCTGGCTCCCAGGCTGTTTCCCGTGGGTCGCCTCGACTACGACACGACCGGCCTGCTCATTCTCACGAATGACGGAGAACTGGCCAATCGCCTGGCCCACCCCCGCTACGAAATCCCCAAGACCTATCGCGCCATCGTCAGCGGCGTAATGACCAAGGAGAGCCTGGCCGACCTCGAACGCGGGGTCGTGCTCGCCCATCGAACCCACGGCAGGACGGAGGGCGCCGAGCGAACGCAGGCCGTCCGGGTGACCGTTACGAAGCAACTGCGAGACCGGGCCCACCTCGAGATCACGCTGACCGAGGGTCGCAACCGCGAGGTCCGCCGCGTGCTGGCACGCGTTGGTTGCCCCGTGCGCAAGCTCGAGCGGGTCGCCATCGGCCCGGTGAAACTGGCCGACCTTCGTCGCGGGCACTGGCGAGACATTCGGCCGAGCGAATTGAAGGCCCTGAAGAAAGCCGTGGGACTCCAACGCGATGAATCACGCAACGGCCCCGCCAGGCACGGCGGCTCTGGGAGGTCCTAG